The following coding sequences lie in one Yamadazyma tenuis chromosome 3, complete sequence genomic window:
- a CDS encoding uncharacterized protein (EggNog:ENOG503P9KD) yields MVADSEEEDPMGLKQLALSYDYLIYKINDHVKSLSDITFESVSQKESLIKRDYLQQQLKLDMEMAQIDKLLVECDKLELEFMKLDQLKGFVDDFKVRVSRLETQFSRQ; encoded by the coding sequence ATGGTTGCAGACAGTGAGGAAGAGGATCCAATGGGATTGAAACAGTTGGCCTTGAGCTACGACTATCTCATATATAAGATTAATGACCATGTCAAAAGCCTTTCGGATATCACTTTTGAGTCGGTCAGCCAGAAAGAGCTGCTAATAAAGAGAGACTACTTGCAACAACAGTTGAAACTCGACATGGAGATGGCTCAAATCGACAAGCTACTAGTAGAATGTGacaagttggagttggaatttATGAAGTTGGACCAATTGAAggggtttgtggatgatttCAAGGTTCGGGTGTCTCGACTCGAAACCCAGTTTTCCCGACAATAG
- the GGA2 gene encoding ARF-binding protein (COG:U; EggNog:ENOG503NV9I; BUSCO:EOG09261KZ6) → MSSSSGYSLSKINPKLLRRIYRACRPSLDEPNLALNLEICDYVNAKQGSIPRDAAITVVKLISQKDPQTSELALSLLDNLVKNCGYPFHLQVSRKEFLNELVKRFPERPPLRYTRVQRLILAQIEEWYQTICKTSKYKEDFGYIKNMHTLLSHKGYIFPEVKVEDAAVLNPADTLKSFEELQKEEEVVNSAKLQELIRRGRPQDLSEANKLMKIMAGFKESNKVEENKQQILQDIARLKRKAEILDEMLTAIQQNGGKIEESNEAAHELYGSVKSNQPIINKIIEEEHDNEQRVGELLSLNDNINTLINKFQLLKGGKVDEASKMKANLNQDLNLIDFDDDEPISNDQTGKDTQGYNDLLSDLTSLSFGGEPSKKTNDDILNLFGSGGSIALGSNTPQPTEPSSKDFDLLAGFSSPSPQLQSNVQTTPVQSNNVLDAFELSFPSSTPSNITSTISKKTIHQSKAIQIDVELYSTGTTVNGKFFFRNVGIPTSTIAVFKFLVAAPKSCKLELKPQSGETLSGGSSFISQEFTIQNDLNKPLKIKWKADYTYQFSQTTQTETGVSEL, encoded by the exons ATGTCGTCCAGCTCTGGTTACTCGCTTTCCAAGATCAATCCCAAGTTACTAAGAAGGATAT ACCGGGCTTGTAGACCATCTTTGGACGAGCCCAACTTGGcgttgaacttggagataTGTGATTATGTCAATGCCAAGCAGGGTTCAATCCCTAGGGATGCTGCCATCACTGTTGTCAAATTGATTAGTCAAAAGGACCCTCAAACAAGCGAATTGGCTTTGTCATTATTGGAtaacttggtgaaaaattgTGGATATCCCTTTCACTTGCAGGTGTCTCGCAAGGAGTTTTTGAATGAGTTGGTCAAGAGGTTCCCCGAAAGACCTCCCTTGAGGTATACCAGAGTCCAAAGATTGATATTGGCTCAGATCGAGGAATGGTACCAAACCATTTGTAAGACCTCCAAGTACAAAGAAGACTTTGGTTACATCAAAAACATGCACACATTATTGAGCCACAAAGGATATATTTTCCCCGAGGTCAAGGTTGAAGACGCTGCTGTATTGAATCCGGCTGATACTTTGaagtcttttgaagaattgcaaaaggaagaggaagTGGTCAACAGTGCCAAGTTGCAAGAATTGATCAGAAGAGGTAGGCCACAGGACTTGCTGGAGGCTaataagttgatgaagattaTGGCCGGTTTCAAGGAAAGTAATAAGGTGGAAGAGAATAAACagcaaattcttcaagacaTTGCTAGATTGAAGCGGAAAGCggagattttggatgagaTGTTAACCGCcatccaacaaaatggcggaaagattgaagagTCTAATGAAGCTGCTCATGAATTGTATGGTTCGGTTAAGAGTAATCAACCAATCATaaacaaaatcattgaagaagaacatgATAATGAACAAAGAGTCGGCGAGTTATTGTCCTTGAATGACAATATCAACACTTTGATCAATAAGttccaattgttgaaagGCGGTAAAGTTGATGAGGCTTCAAAGATGAAAGCCAACCTTAATCAGgacttgaatttgattgactttgatgatgatgaaccTATCAGTAATGATCAAACTGGCAAGGATACCCAGGGCTATAACGATTTATTAAGTGACTTGACCAGCTTATCGTTTGGTGGAGAGCCATCCAAGAAGACCAATGATGAcattttgaatttgtttGGATCAGGTGGCTCGATAGCTTTAGGCTCAAACACTCCCCAACCTACTGAACCTTCAAGCAAAGATTTCGATCTCTTAGCTGGTTTCAGCTCGCCATCTCCTCAATTGCAATCAAATGTCCAAACTACACCTGTTCAGTCTAACAACGTTTTGGATGCATTTGAGTTGAGTTTCCCATCAAGCACCCCATCAAATATCACATCCACCATTTCTAAAAAGACCATTCACCAATCGAAAGCCATACAAATTGATGTCGAGCTCTACAGCACCGGTACTACAGTAAATGGTAAATTTTTCTTCAGAAACGTGGGGATTCCAACATCCACCATAGcggtgttcaagttcttggtggccGCTCCTAAGAGTTGTAAACTAGAATTAAAACCTCAAAGTGGTGAAACATTGTCTGGAGGACTGAGTTTCATCAGTCAAGAGTTCACCATCCAaaatgacttgaacaagccTTTGAAGATCAAATGGAAGGCGGATTACACCTATCAGTTCAGTCAGACGACACAAACTGAAACTGGTGTAAGCGAATTATAG
- a CDS encoding uncharacterized protein (EggNog:ENOG503NXD7; COG:T): MSKADIPIHLDLSNSLQQNGGVRLDSYQIPSLSSSRSSSSSKIPDSKPDPERANRRRSNSQSQVIATPQLSGLDRPSELNGGGVRPIREEPGPFPTKRKQVQYFVTLTSLNDTFVTRHISVPYFPETRKLGRPTGAKMKPGVTNGFFDSRVLSRNHAVMFVDPNTGKLMLRDLGSSNGTYINNVKLDTEAVEVNMGDNICFGFNIQVGINHKQISCKVENISIMNDVATGDNELLSVNFPIDSAEYKHYQYIQELYNKISIENRKKELKEVTKKTPVSFESALFSDINPEIEDSLLGLYTKANNGIFKNSGTSTSSKLENSISLLMNCFTKLKQQNNSLGSIETFLETYEKRVNELNEAHLAEQMKIKYTELNDKIANESTAKEKLLSDFKYLRDDNHKKIKKLEEKVFALKDDKSQLNKKITQLTSELKRAEAQSNSPSIRAVNVNEIVASQTNWDDSSKLSLSELDDHSFNPQSQRQQPFSLPKDIPSPVSENGLIMNSSENIETAAQQNNGAHTPPPEKDQNSPSGSHLSPVKVNQKMSDEDTDLRYNQNAIFLAFAGLIFAFIIHHNMA, encoded by the coding sequence ATGAGTAAAGCCGATATACCCATCCACTTGGATTTATCTAATTCTTTGCAACAGAACGGCGGTGTACGTCTAGATCTGTACCAAATTCCCCTGCTTCTGCTGTCTCGGCTGTCACTGCTGTCTAAAATTCCCGATTCCAAACCCGACCCCGAAAGGGCTAACAGGAGACGATCTAACTCCCAAAGTCAGGTTATAGCTACTCCACAACTTTCGGGTCTTGATCGTCCCTCGGAGTTGAACGGAGGAGGTGTCAGGCCCATCAGAGAAGAGCCTGGGCCTTTTCCGACAAAACGAAAACAGGTTCAATACTTTGTCACCTTGACATCTTTAAACGATACGTTTGTTACCAGACACATATCGGTGCCATACTTCCCGGAGACTCGCAAACTAGGCCGTCCCACGGGTGCCAAGATGAAACCAGGCGTCACCAACGGGTTTTTCGATTCCCGTGTGTTGAGTAGAAACCATGCGGttatgtttgtggatcctAATACCGGCAAACTTATGTTGAGAGACTTGGGGTCTTCCAACGGAACTTATATCAACAACGTCAAGCTAGACACAGAGGCTGTCGAGGTAAACATGGGAGATAACATATGTTTTGGGTTCAATATCCAGGTGGGTATCAACCACAAGCAAATCAGTTGTAAAGTGGAGAATATCAGCATCATGAACGATGTGGCCACAGGTGACAATGAGCTATTGAGTGTAAACTTTCCCATCGACTCGGCCGAATACAAGCATTATCAGTACATCCAGGAGTTGTACAATAAGATATCGATTGAAAATagaaagaaagaattgaaggaagtgACGAAAAAAACCCCCGTGTCCTTTGAGTCAGCCCTCTTCAGCGATATAAACCCCGAGATCGAAGACAGCTTGTTGGGTTTATACACCAAGGCTAACAACGGAATCTTTAAGAACAGTGGCACATCCACCAGctccaagttggaaaattCAATCAGCTTATTGATGAACTGCTTTACAAAGCTCAAGCAACAGAACAACTCGCTCGGGTCCATAGAGACCTTTCTAGAGACGTATGAGAAAAGGGTGAATGAGCTCAATGAAGCCCACTTGGCAGAGCAAATGAAGATCAAATATACTGAGTTGAATGATAAAATTGCTAACGAACTGACTGCTAAAGAGAAGCTCCTAAGCGATTTCAAGTACCTCCGTGACGATAACCacaagaaaatcaagaagcTAGAGGAGAAGGTATTTGCCTTGAAGGACGACAAGCTgcaattgaacaagaaaatcacCCAACTCACTCTGGAACTCAAAAGGGCCGAAGCCCAGTCCAATTCCCCCAGTATTCGCGCGGTGAACGTGAACGAAATAGTTGCTTCCCAAACTAATTGGGACGATCTGAGCAAACTATCATTATCCGAGCTAGACGACCACAGCTTCAATCCCCAATCCCAACGTCAACAACCTTTCTCACTTCCTAAAGACATCCCATCCCCTGTTTCCGAAAACGGCCTTATCATGAATTCGTCAGAAAATATCGAAACCGCTGCCCAACAAAATAATGGCGCCCATACACCTCCTCCAGAGAAAGACCAAAATTCACCTTCAGGCTCGCACTTATCGCCTGTCAAAGTCAACCAGAAGATGCTGGATGAGGACACCGATCTCAGATATAACCAGAATGCCATATTCCTTGCATTTGCCGGATTGATCTTTGCCTTTATAATTCACCACAACATGGCATAG
- the COQ4 gene encoding Ubiquinone biosynthesis protein (COG:H; BUSCO:EOG092643VB; EggNog:ENOG503NU03) → MIAAGKFVPMVYKRSLVTPMAILGGLFYSESNRLADQMAAGKLHYKDANSELNKSMKIQFSRPEPQYPGHVPLYTLERILMFLGSSVGSYFHPERNEFIVGLGESTALPVVLRHIQKTMLSDPIGRQILKEKPRITSTSLDLDYLRALPPNTIGHTYIKWLDREGVSPDTRVAVKFINDPELAYIYQRYRECHDFYHAVTGLPIIIEGEIAVKVFEFMNIGIPMSGLGALFAPLRLKPSQKERLFNIYYPWAIRTGVNSRPLMNVYWEHMLEKDMDEFRTEMNIEQPPDLRILRKEYFEKLKRKKLIM, encoded by the coding sequence ATGATTGCTGCCGGAAAATTTGTTCCCATGGTGTACAAGCGGAGCCTTGTGACACCCATGGCGATACTCGGTGGGTTGTTTTACTCGGAAAGCAACCGTTTGGCCGATCAAATGGCGGCTGGAAAATTGCACTACAAGGATGCGAACAGcgagttgaacaaaagcATGAAAATCCAGTTTTCAAGACCCGAACCCCAATATCCCGGCCACGTTCCGCTTTACACGCTAGAAAGGATTCTTATGTTCCTTGGATCGTCAGTGGGATCGTATTTTCATCCCGAGAGAAACGAGTTTATTGTGGGCCTTGGAGAGTCTACCGCATTGCCAGTAGTCCTCAGGCATATCCAAAAAACCATGTTGTCAGACCCCATAGGAAGACAGATTCTTAAGGAGAAACCCCGGATTACCTCCACTTCTCTTGACTTGGACTATTTGCGGGCATTACCTCCAAACACCATTGGTCACACCTATATCAAATGGCTTGATAGAGAAGGCGTGAGTCCCGACACCCGTGTGGccgtcaagttcatcaacgaCCCCGAATTGGCTTACATTTACCAGAGATACAGAGAATGCCATGACTTTTATCATGCTGTCACCGGGTTGCCCATCATCATCGAAGGAGAAATTGCTGTCAAAGTGTTTGAATTCATGAACATTGGCATTCCCATGAGCGGGTTGGGGGCGCTATTTGCTCCCTTACGGCTCAAACCCAGTCAGAAAGAACGACTTTTCAATATCTATTATCCTTGGGCCATTCGCACTGGGGTCAACTCCAGGCCTCTTATGAATGTATATTGGGAACACATGTTGGAAAAAGATATGGATGAGTTCAGAACAGAAATGAACATTGAGCAGCCTCCCGACTTGCGTATACTTCGGAAAGAGTACTTTGAGAAGTTAAAGAGgaaaaagttgatcatGTGA
- the ECM33 gene encoding 3-prime end of ExtraCellular Mutant protein (COG:S; EggNog:ENOG503NYCT), which produces MQIKSFVALSALSAIALAANNSTLTTATPSVKSACKFDDFTATASADVASVAACATAVGDITIEGDEFGTIELTGVEAIYGNLHIQNATQASAFNAATLQLVSGELSLDANTILASLNLAQLTTVGSFSLTALPALEVIGLTSGITSAESVIISDTGLNTLEGINVVQLKTFNVNNNDQIQLIDSGLQKVTDTLSISFNADSVDVKLDQLSEAKDVYLQSISSFSAANLTKVTGSLSFVSNSIEKIEISSLKSVSNSLTVSKNSDLEEIEFANLTSIGGALVISENDDLSTFAGFPELAKVGGSVSINGSFDNGTFESLESVSGGFNLRSTGDLTCEEFNELNSDGDIKGDKYYCSGANTETSSSSSKSGNANGVSTSSADDEDSSSSSSSSDSTTTTKDSSASAPGGFIALLAGAAAIGLSLY; this is translated from the exons ATGCAAATTAAGTCATTCGTCGCTTTGTCTGCCTTGTCAGCTATCGCTTTGGCTGCCAACA ATTCTACCTTGACCACTGCCACTCCAAGTGTCAAGTCTGCTTGTAAGTTTGACGACTTCACCGCCACCGCTTCTGCTGACGTTGCTTCGGTTGCTGCCTGTGCAACTgctgttggtgatatcactattgaaggtgatgaaTTCGGTACCATCGAATTGACCGGTGTCGAGGCCATCTACGGTAACTTGCACATCCAAAATGCCACCCAAGCCTCTGCTTTCAACGCCGCCACCTTGCAGTTGGTTTCCGGAGAATTGTCATTGGATGCCAACACCATCTTGGCctctttgaacttggccCAATTGACCACCGTTGGATCTTTCAGTTTAACTGCTTTGCCAGCCTTGGAAGTCATCGGCTTGACGTCGGGTATCACCTCGGCCGAATCCGTCATCATTTCTGACACAGGTTTGAACACCTTGGAAGGTATCAATGTTGTGCAATTGAAGACTTTTAACGTTAACAACAACgaccaaattcaacttaTTGACTCTGGTTTGCAAAAGGTTACTGACACTTTGTCTATTTCTTTCAACGCCGACTCTGTTGATGTGAAGTTGGACCAATTGTCTGAAGCCAAGGACGTTTACCTTCAgtcgatttcttcattttctgCTGCCAACTTGACAAAGGTTACTGGTTCTTTGTCATTTGTTTCCAACTCGATTGAGAAGATTGAAATCAGCTCTTTGAAGTCTGTTAGTAACTCTTTGACTGTCAGCAAGAACTCcgatttggaagaaatcgaaTTTGCTAACTTGACTTCCATCGGAGGTGCTTTGGTTATCTCAGAAAACGACGACTTGTCCACTTTTGCTGGTTTCCCAGAATTGGCCAAGGTTGGTGGATCTGTTAGCATCAACGGTTCTTTCGACAACGGTACTTTTGAATCCTTGGAATCGGTTTCTGGTGGTTTCAACTTGAGATCCACCGGTGACTTAACCTGTGAAGAGTTCAACGAATTGAACTCCGACGGGGACATTAAGGGTGACAAGTACTACTGTTCTGGTGCCAACACCGaaacctcttcttcttcttccaagtctgGTAACGCCAATGGTGTTTCCACTTCTTCTGCTGACGAtgaagattcttcttcttcttcttcttcttctgactccaccaccaccaccaaggacAGTTCTGCTTCCGCTCCTGGAGGCTTCATTGCTTTGCTTGCTGGAGCTGCTGCCATTGGTTTGTCTTTGTACTAA
- a CDS encoding uncharacterized protein (EggNog:ENOG503P2CC; COG:S): MSSLLYKYFLKKTNLDSVFTVGGDPNNSDPYFEEIPPNELHFYQKKGARRKRKLPDFIPKHDLNVLDSVKRKAYRLDLQLSMCGLRLGWAGVIGLIPWIGDCISLFFALQLIKKADEIEGGVPIAVKSKMMSNLIFDFIMGLIPLLGDFMNILYKCNSRNFILLEKYLVEKHSPNHHGSKMENMNKKQLQALEDSGMEHGEGPEKTRADDLV; encoded by the exons ATGTCTTCCTTGTTGTACAAgtacttcttgaagaaa ACCAATTTGGATTCGGTCTTCACTGTGGGAGGTGACCCCAATAATAGTGACCcatattttgaagaaatcccCCCAAACGAATTGCATTTCTACCAGAAAAAAGGGGCTCggagaaagagaaagttaCCAGATTTCATCCCCAAACATGACCTAAATGTATTGGATTCCGTCAAAAGAAAGGCTTATAGACTCGATTTACAGTTGAGTATGTGTGGATTGCGTCTTGGATGGGCAGGAGTCATTGGATTGATTCCATGGATCGGTGACTGTATCTCCTTGTTCTTTGCTTTGcaattgatcaaaaaggCCGATGAAATAGAAGGTGGTGTCCCCATAGCAGTCAAACTGAAAATGATGTCGAACTTGATATTTGACTTTATAATGGGACTCATTCCGTTATTGGGCGACTTTATGAACATCTTGTACAAGTGCAACTCACGTAACTTCATTCTCTTGGAGAAGTATCTCGTGGAGAAGCATTCCCCGAATCACCACGGGTCTAAAATGGAAAACATGAACAAAAAGCAGCTCCAGGCCTTGGAGGACTCGGGTATGGAGCACGGTGAGGGTCCTGAGAAAACCCGAGCTGATGACCTAGTTTAG
- the SPC19 gene encoding DASH complex subunit spc19 (EggNog:ENOG503P35N; COG:Z): MSGMPQTPSANTNEYLLSCVSSLRASTQLLDKSIKVVDASTKDVHRLNKILKTDNVFGLVAESDLQHSIKTVQDELEPKVDALKHKYEQEVEKVRNRTNNLKNKIELQRVRLQTIRNSKGSHDVMNDKLLRLNFLRNKKSRLKFNLSRYQLEDQKNRLSAASTPQPMEEDSE; this comes from the coding sequence ATGTCAGGCATGCCACAGACCCCGTCTGCAAACACAAACGAGTACTTGTTGAGCTGTGTGAGCTCGCTTCGAGCGTCCACCCAGTTGCTTGACAAGTCGATCAAAGTGGTAGACGCTTCTACCAAAGATGTCCACAGGCTCAATAAGATCTTAAAAACAGACAATGTGTTCGGGCTTGTGGCCGAACTGGACCTACAGCACTCCATCAAGACGGTGCAAGACGAGCTCGAACCAAAGGTTGATGCGTTGAAACACAAATATGAACAGGAGGTGGAAAAGGTCCGCAATCGAACCAACAATCTTAAGAACAAGATTGAGTTGCAGCGGGTGAGGCTTCAGACCATCAGAAATTCCAAGGGATCGCACGATGTTATGAACGACAAACTTCTTCGATTGAACTTTctcagaaacaaaaagtcccggttgaagttcaatctCTCCCGGTACCAGTTGGAGGATCAAAAGAACCGCTTGAGTGCAGCCTCTACGCCCCAGCCCATGGAGGAGGACAGCGAATAA
- a CDS encoding uncharacterized protein (EggNog:ENOG503P4NN) codes for MRFAIFLLYLVMGALAKNVFDLNKFKDAVNDEKNAKRDAKNVYNLDDVKVGLSVLNSKRDAKNVYNLDDVKVGLSSLSSKRDAKNVVNFATFKSDVEAEQVQKRDQVVMEESTSALLLQSILPQYTSISVFAGYIRDNSEINEKTESLAESLLIICPTDNAISTKLGGLKPWEFPKSLSEGNEDEVVESNLSYFVSNHIVMNFEDLKITERSVKATLLSGKQVEIVQVGEKIGLVSDDGTKINVIMAKQVDNGYIFIIDDTLVKPN; via the coding sequence ATGAGATTTGCAATTTTTTTACTttatttggtgatgggtGCTTTGGCAAAGAACGTCTTTGACCTCAATAAGTTCAAGGATGCAGTAAATGATGAAAAGAATGCCAAAAGAGACGCAAAGAATGTGTACaatcttgatgatgttAAGGTGGGCCTCAGCGTCCTCAATAGCAAACGAGACGCAAAGAACGTGTACAACCTTGACGACGTTAAGGTGGGCCTCAGCAGCCTCAGTAGCAAACGAGATGCAAAGAACGTTGTCAATTTTGCCACATTCAAGAGTGATGTTGAAGCAGAACAAGTACAAAAGAGAGATCAAGTGGTTATGGAAGAATCCACTTCTGCTCTTTTACTTCAATCGATCTTACCTCAATATACCTCGATTTCTGTGTTTGCTGGGTACATAAGAGACAACctggaaatcaatgagAAGACTGAGTCTTTGGCCGAGTCTTTGTTGATCATCTGCCCAACCGATAATGCCATTCTGACCAAGTTGGGCGGACTTAAACCCTGGGAGTTCCCCAAGAGTTTATCCGAAGGAaacgaagatgaagtcGTTGAGTCCAACTTGAGCTATTTTGTTTCCAATCATATTGTTATGAATTTTgaggacttgaagatcacTGAACGGTCTGTAAAGGCCACTTTGTTGAGTGGAAAACAAGTGGAAATTGTGCAGGTAGGTGAAAAGATTGGGTTGGTTTCTGACGATGGTACCAAGATTAATGTCATTATGGCTAAGCAGGTCGACAATGGGTACATTTtcatcattgatgataCTTTGGTCAAACCAAATTAG